TTCTCGTTCACTTTCGTTGTATGAGCATATTCTGTAGTGATAAATTTAAATAATATACAAGTACTCGGTAATATTTAGAAAAAGAAATTTGTATATAGAAAAAGGATCTTGCTAACAACAGTCCTTAAGGTTGTCGTTAACGTGCACAAATTCATTGCACATTTGAATAACCGCCATCAAAAAGTCAATCTCAACAACTATGTACAGTATAATTATGCACATTAACGACTCCCGTTAGCAAAATCGTTAGAAAAAAAGTGAAAGTAAATTATGGTTTGGTGAAACCGGACCTGGAGCCATGTATCCGAATGAGCCAGCCACCATTGACATTGTGTTGAAGTCATTGTCTTTGAGTAAGATCCTGGCTAACCCAAAATCGGCGATTTTAGCATTAAAATCGCTATCTAAAAGCACGTTGCATGATTTAACGTCACGATGAATCACTGCCGGAGTACAATCGTGGTGCATATAAGACAAACCTCGAGCTGCTCCTAGTGCTATTCGTAACCTTTTGGGCCAATCAAGCACCACGTGACGAACCGAACCGTTCAACCCGCGGCTCGATGGAGTCTGCTTTGGGTGCAACCAACGATCTAAACTACGGTTCTCTAAGTACTCGTACACTAGGAGTTTCGAGTTGTCACACGAGATGCATCCCATCAATTTTACTATGTTTGCGTGGCGAATCGTACTTAGAATCTCGACTTCTGATAAGAATTCTTTTTCGAGTCTTTGATCTAAATCTCTTTTAGTTGAAATCTTTTTAACCGCTACAAAACTGCCTGATCGGTTTACTGGGACCCGGTACACCTTCCCGGATCCACCTTGCCCGATCAAGTTGTTTTCAGTCAAACGAGTCAAAATCGTGGATTCTGTGAAATCTAACTTCTGAAAAGAAGTGAATTTCCATTTCGAATCCAAATCGTATTTTCTTCTCCGGTAAAGTACGACGACATATATAGTCAATATAACCGATAAAAGCAACATTATTGCAGCTATACTCGAGATAATCGCCACATTTTTAGCCGACATGTTCCTAGATCGGTCTGTTTTGGACCGGGAACTGCAAGAATTAAGGCCTAGTGAAGGGTTATTCGAACAAAGACCAGGATTGTTCAAGAAACTTCTATCGAAAGCACCATTATCGAGCTGACTCGGGATGGCTCCAGTGAGACTATTGCCTGAAAGATCAAGCACGACAACCTGTCTACCGAGTTGACTCGGTATTTGACCCGAAAGCTTGTTTCTTGATAAATCCAATACCGTAAGACCTTCTAAGAATCCGAGACCAGCTGGAATCTGACCCGTGAGTTCGTTTCTACTCAGatttaaactatttaacgacaccCAGGAAACTATAGTTTCCGGCAATTCGCCGCTAAATTGGTTTCCGTCTAAATACAAAGTTGATAAAACCGAAAGATCTGTTAGATCTTGTGGAATTGCACCATCGAGTAAATTGTTACTCGCTTTAAAAACCCTCATGTTGGTCCAAGAAGATACTCGGGTCGGAATTTGACCCGAAAACCTGTTGTTACTGATATCAAGCGTCGATAAATTTGGCCCCAGTTCTTGCGGTAATGTGCCGGAAAACGAATTACCCCACATAATCATAGTTTGTAATCTCGTAACTTTCCATAACCCATCTGGAATTGTTCCCGAAAGTTGGTTACTGTAAACCTGAATGTTCATCAAGCTGTTACATGTTTCGAGCGATGTCGGTATGTTGCCCGAAAGACTGTTTTTGAAAACAATCAAGCCTTTCAGCTGACCGTTATAACACAGATTCTCTGGTATATTTCCAGTAAATTGGTTTTGCGATACCTCGAATATTTTCAGGGTAGAGTACCTTCCGAAATCTGGCGGCAGTGGGCCCGATAAGTTATTCGTGTAAATTCGAATATCTAGGAGGTTAGGTAAACGGCCGATACCCACCGGAACTTCACCTGATAACTGATTCATCATGAGGGTCAAGTTGGTCAAACTTGTCAGATTCCCGAAACCTTCGGGTATTTTTCCGGTCAACCTGTTTGCAGAGAGATCAatgatcaccatttttaatgattcAACGGAGTCGGGAATTTCGCCTGTTAGATTGTTTCTGTAAAGATAAACTTGCGTTAAGTTCTTTAACAAGAACAGATCATTCGGTATTGATCCTTCGAGGCGATTCATAGACAAATCCAGCAGCTCCAACGCCGGCATACCGGAAAAATTTCCGGGTATTTCACCGATCAAGTTAGCTTCCGCCATGTAAAAATATCGAAGTTTCTTCAATTGGATAAAACTCGGGGGAAGTTTGGATGGTGCGAAGTCATTAAACGACAAGTATAACATTTCAAGATCGTTTAAATTACCAATTTCTTCCGGAAAACTACCATTGAACAGACACTGGTGCAGTTGTAGTGAAGTAAGCTTCGACAATCTTGAAATACCGACCGGAATATCGCCGGTAAAGTTATTTCCGAAGAGACTGAGGTACTTGATCTCGGGAGATAACCGGGATATATCATCAGGGATTCGTCCTACAAAGTAGTTTTGAGATAAATCAAGGTATTCAAGATTGGTGCAGTTGTATAAACCAGTTGGAAAGCCTCCAGTGATGGAATTGTAGTTTAGATCAATATGAGTTAAGTTTTTGAGGTCACAAATGAAAGGTGGGACCGGTCCGGTGATGTCTGTGTTTACGATTGTGATACCGGTGGTAGTGTTGGCGGAACACGTGATCTCCGGCCAACTGCAGGGGCTGGAGGATTGGGTCCAGTGGCTGAGGGAAGATGGGTTGGACCAGAAGCTTTTGATTTTGAGAagggtgttttggtcatttgatGGTTGTGCAATTACATCCAAGGGTAGGAGAAAGAGGACGAGGAGTAGAGAGGGAAAGGGTAATTTTGTCATTTTGTATTTTGGTATGACGGAAGGTGGCTGTTGATTATGGTGGCGGCATAGAGTTGAAGAGCAAAATAGAAGTTTGACTGCAACTCTAATGTTCCCGCAATTATCTTCTAATAATATAAACGAAACAAATTACAATAATGGTCCCTGAGCTATTTGTTTTGTATGGATAAGGACCTTTAGTTTTTAATTTTTGTTTATGAACTTTCTGTTCATATCTCACTATCTAgccttttgaattttttttttaaggttTCTGTCGTATACTTTTTAGTCGTTATCCGCAGTTTCCAGTATAACATCATCGCTTACCTATTTTTTTACGTCACATATTACTTTTTTTTTTCGTGAACggttataaattattaaagtttcgCTGCTAGTAGAGGCGTGCACGATTTGGGTAGAATCAAGAAAACTCGAATACCGAGTTGGACCGAAACCAAATTATCCGAGAGTTTTGGAACGGgaacttgtttttttttttgtcattGATCTTAGAATTTTTATTGTTGAGTAAtaattcaaataaaaaaaaaattgattgccATTTTTTTCATGTAGCTCTATTGTTAATGTTTCTATCTCAATCCTTAGCAACGGATATTATCAGTACACGCGATTCTATATAAAATTCTACATATATATAACTGAATATAAAAAAGGGGTTCGAATATAAAAATAGAGGACGTTACATCGAATTACAAAATTGACGACATATTTACTGAATCTATTATTATATTGGAAAAGAAACACGAGAAGCACCTTCCTTCTAGTATGTATGTTATGTATAATTATTGTCTTTGTCATATTTCTAGAACCAGAAACTAAATATATGATTAATGCAATCTGTATGAAACAaaaattttgattatattttattacgaataATTTAATTAAGAATCTATGGTTATGGTGTTAACAACTATTGGTTTGAAACTTTCAAAGTCAGAAAGTGAAGAGTATACACAAAATGAACGAAACCGAATCCTCGTGACTTTTGAAAAAGCAAAATATGGAGTATATAAATTATTTGAATAAAATTAAATCCATTCGTGTATGGAATTAACTTTACGCAAAGTCAAGTCACCCACTATCGTGTCCTTGTGTTCACATTTATACCATGGTTGTAATTAGCAAATACATCGAACTAAATCTAATTCGTGTCTAGATTATGTTCAAACGGAATCCACGTGAGTTTACTTCACTATATGTTTATGTTGATAATCAAAGGAACTGGCAATTCAACGCAAGGGGTAACCTAATGGTGAAAACTTAAGAATTTTTAGTGGGAGAATCGAGTTCAATTCTCATGAACTATACTTTGAGATTTTGCCATAAAAACACGAATTAACAATTCAATAATGTAATTTTATTTGAAAGAATGACATTAAACAAAATTTGAGTACAACACAAAGATTTTAAAGACCAAAGGATTTAACTACCCTTTCGTTGCCAATAACTTGAGTAACAAATCATTTAGTCTGACAGCTCTAATTGATATATACGGAGTATTAGATAAGTCGTTACTCCACAACTTAGAAAGAAATTATGTAAAGCTAACTTAGTTTTGTTGATAAATGTTTTAAAAGGAAATATTTGGATAGTTTGTTACATATAATATAGTTGAAGGGTAGGAAATGAAACTTCAAGTGGTCAATGCTCTTGCAGACACTTTTGAACAAACATCTTCCACCACTAGATTCCAACCACTTTCCTCTCATTTACTTACAAAATTCTTTTTTAATTTAATATTGAGTCAACGATTCCAATCTTTTCAATTAAAACCCCACTCAATCCTTTTACAGTGATCTGAGTGGATAGCAACTCGAATCCAGTAGAAAACAAATTGATATTTGGTTTGAATTAAAAACACAAAGAAGATAAATCGAACGGATTATACATCTtgaggtttataaaattattttaaaatattaaaagattGATGGATATAATAATCAGGTTTCACTTTATACAAACTTAGTACTATATAAATTTGAAAAAGACACAAAACACAATAGTCCCTAAACTTATGAGAACCTAATAGTCGGAGCAATTCATCTTCTAACTTGAACTAATTGCACCTTTGTCATAATATAGAAAGACGCATAAATCCCTCAACACTGCACTATCACTACCCAGGTTAGGTAATGATGCGCATACTCGCATGCTTCGTATACACACATCACATGTGACCAGCACGTGCCTAACATTGCATAATCAATTGATTATTAAGCAAAAACTTGAATGCTTGTCTATGCTAACACCATCTTAGCACGTTACGAGCAGGTGTGCTCATAAAGCTGGTATGGCATGGCTGGCACTAAAACCTGCGCTGCCAAAAAAGTTGTACCAAGGAATGTAACGTGAAGTTCACGGACAGAGCATAAACCGACAAAAGATGCCCACAGGTGTTGAAttagtgtgcacgtcataacacaaaaTCTATACTACCGCTTGTATACATGCTTATGGagtcacacactttagcatttagacaccagttattatatattgttgatatataattataacctatagaTTGAGAAaacataatttaattaaatatgatttaattaaatgaaataataagagttctatttattaaatatattttaatttagttaatatatatttaacGAGTGTACTTGTTGGCTAAGTAAAAAATATTTTCCTTGTTTCTTTATTATCTTAAAAGATTGTAAAAGATCACATGGTGTAATATATTTTTGGAAAATTGTgatttaaaatattaaattataagATTTGATATCTTAAAAGATTGTAAAAGATCTCATGGATGTAAATTAGAGTTGTTGGCTGCAATATTTAAAAACGCAACACAATCAAAAAGATTATTAAAATAAGTTTATGCCCGTGAATTTTTGTTGAAATTGACACAACACAAATTTACAAAAGGGTGGTTGGTCTATATATATCATCTCATATCAATTGATGAATCAATGTAAGTTGCACACATCCATTTAGCCTTAAAATAACTCAAAagggttttattattatttgtggTCTATGACCAAGAAAGGAAAATAGAGGTACATATATTTTGTGTTTCTGCCgtagaaaaaaaaatttgcttttcAATATTGAAACAATATATGATATTGTTTTCGGGTTATACGGACTAGCATCCGACTGGTGTTGTTCGACGTGCTGTGTGGAACAACCATaaagatattcatacactttgaatatatgtttcaacctagacaTGGAGAGTTCTTTATACCGTTCTTCCATCGCTCGCTAAAGGTACATCTAAACTCCTCTTTGTGAATTTattatttgacaattattagtggtgtaattggatcttgttgggatcgttaatcgtgtgaatgttttacttgaaagtttataataaaataaatgatgtttattttaaagttcataaaagatgtttatttttcatgttccgctgcgtttataaaatttaaaagtgcacacggttttccatcagtgatatccgagccgcttttacaccattttaattgtcgtgtgactattctttagatttagctttgtggtgtattggtTAAAGTCGAAacatttttggtttttaaagtcaacacggttgatttagacttaacctaatgacgcacaaatatgattgaaagaatatcactaatttaaattgtagatttaattattatggcttgagtatttattataattgttgattgctgTATTCCAtagttgtacacatgcattgtaaccatgaacAAGCCATATAtagattttaataatgtagttattaaaattatgattgcacacatagcccataatgccccgacctatgtatgattgttgtgattgttgattacggcaatattatgttatgttgattatttattttattagaaaggccattttgaagccaaagttgtattttatttatttttcaatttcatagtatttatttatgtttattctaaattgtaaaattataagattagttgtatttttcaattttaaataaatgtaataagatgaagattgaagatatagATGCAACGtgaagtttgacttagaagatggcgaacaagtcaagttaacaacgatggcatttgtcaagtttttcacttggttattgaatcaagtgggagctacgatattacccttagtttgacctcttgatcccatgtcggctcatgggatcaagcataggatttttgggctagcctatatgtgtgtgatgcatgattgtgttttattttatgcatttatatttaattgttgattataatatatgctaaacgtTTTTGATAAAAACATCAAATAAAAGCGGTAATGAGTttcaagattaaaattgatgattttaaaaaagttaaactctaacgagtttaaagttaaatttttttgaaactcaaat
The window above is part of the Rutidosis leptorrhynchoides isolate AG116_Rl617_1_P2 chromosome 1, CSIRO_AGI_Rlap_v1, whole genome shotgun sequence genome. Proteins encoded here:
- the LOC139904405 gene encoding uncharacterized protein — translated: MTKLPFPSLLLVLFLLPLDVIAQPSNDQNTLLKIKSFWSNPSSLSHWTQSSSPCSWPEITCSANTTTGITIVNTDITGPVPPFICDLKNLTHIDLNYNSITGGFPTGLYNCTNLEYLDLSQNYFVGRIPDDISRLSPEIKYLSLFGNNFTGDIPVGISRLSKLTSLQLHQCLFNGSFPEEIGNLNDLEMLYLSFNDFAPSKLPPSFIQLKKLRYFYMAEANLIGEIPGNFSGMPALELLDLSMNRLEGSIPNDLFLLKNLTQVYLYRNNLTGEIPDSVESLKMVIIDLSANRLTGKIPEGFGNLTSLTNLTLMMNQLSGEVPVGIGRLPNLLDIRIYTNNLSGPLPPDFGRYSTLKIFEVSQNQFTGNIPENLCYNGQLKGLIVFKNSLSGNIPTSLETCNSLMNIQVYSNQLSGTIPDGLWKVTRLQTMIMWGNSFSGTLPQELGPNLSTLDISNNRFSGQIPTRVSSWTNMRVFKASNNLLDGAIPQDLTDLSVLSTLYLDGNQFSGELPETIVSWVSLNSLNLSRNELTGQIPAGLGFLEGLTVLDLSRNKLSGQIPSQLGRQVVVLDLSGNSLTGAIPSQLDNGAFDRSFLNNPGLCSNNPSLGLNSCSSRSKTDRSRNMSAKNVAIISSIAAIMLLLSVILTIYVVVLYRRRKYDLDSKWKFTSFQKLDFTESTILTRLTENNLIGQGGSGKVYRVPVNRSGSFVAVKKISTKRDLDQRLEKEFLSEVEILSTIRHANIVKLMGCISCDNSKLLVYEYLENRSLDRWLHPKQTPSSRGLNGSVRHVVLDWPKRLRIALGAARGLSYMHHDCTPAVIHRDVKSCNVLLDSDFNAKIADFGLARILLKDNDFNTMSMVAGSFGYMAPEYAHTTKVNEKIDVYSFGVILLELTTGKEASNGSEHSSLAEWAWEKTLGGAQIVDLLDAEVNDPAYLNDMTSVFKLGLWCTSNLPTNRPSMTEVCQTLTRCSLAAEAVANRTHKNGGDVIDQLPLLKLENV